Proteins from a genomic interval of Tiliqua scincoides isolate rTilSci1 chromosome 11, rTilSci1.hap2, whole genome shotgun sequence:
- the IL18 gene encoding interleukin-18, with protein sequence MAHPTDQADAARFEIINYLEMQKASGIRFNIHSYKDTTPRGYPVAFTTQLNSMTYYMYVERRGDNMRVAFKNGNLPTQINGDRSDILFFQRPFSKGSRKFFMFESTLEKDHFLAFEKDRTTNTSRLIVKKTKAKEKVDEAVKIHYSAS encoded by the exons ATGGCACACCCTACGGATCAGGCAGACGCGGCACGTTTTGAGATCATCAACTACCTTGAGATGCAGAAAG CATCTGGAATCAGGTTCAACATCCACAGTTACAAAGACACAACTCCCAGAGGGTATCCAGTGGCCTTCACCACGCAGTTGAATAGCATGACTTATTACATGTATGTTGAGAGAAGAGGTGATAACATGAGAGTGGCATTTAAG AATGGCAACCTTCCAACTCAGATTAATGGAGACAGGAGCGACATCCTCTTCTTCCAAAGACCATTTTCCAAAGGCAGCAGGAAGTTCTTCATGTTTGAGTCCACTCTGGAGAAAGACCACTTCCTGGCCTTCGAGAAGGACAGAACAACCAACACCAGCAGACTGATTGTGAAGAAGACGAAAGCAAAGGAAAAGGTGGACGAGGCCGTAAAGATACACTACTCGGCATCTTAA